GTCTACCGTTTGCCCGCGCGAGAAAAGGGAGCCTATGCTCAGGGTCAGCCAGGCCATCCTGCACGTCTTCGACTTTGAGGCGGGCTCCACGTTCTTCTCGGAGCGTCCGCTGGACCTGTCGGAGCGCCCTACGCGCTCCTACGTCCAGCGCCACCTGCGCAAGATCTCCTCCAACGCCGAGAGCCGGCACGGCTCCTTCGCCCCTGGCTCCAACTTCGCGACCGAGCTCGCGAGCTACTTCGCCGGCGTCCGCGAGTTCGTGGAGTTCTCGGTCGAGATCGCGCAGTGGTTCTGGGAGGAGCTCAGGCGCACCGAGGACCTCGAGCAGTGCGACCTTCTGATCGCGGACTTCACGGACACCGACGAGGGGGCGTCCGACGCCTCCTCCACCAAGGACGAGCTCGACGCGGTCTTCGACGGTCCGGTCGGCCGACGCTTCTTCGCCATCCTCCTTCTGCCGCGCAAGCAGACCTTCGCGCACGAGGTGGACGGGGAGGCCAACGACATCTGCCGCCAGGACTCCACGCTGCCCAACCCCTCCCAGAAGGTCGACTCCTACGTGCT
This is a stretch of genomic DNA from Thermophilibacter immobilis. It encodes these proteins:
- a CDS encoding nucleoid-associated protein, with the translated sequence MLRVSQAILHVFDFEAGSTFFSERPLDLSERPTRSYVQRHLRKISSNAESRHGSFAPGSNFATELASYFAGVREFVEFSVEIAQWFWEELRRTEDLEQCDLLIADFTDTDEGASDASSTKDELDAVFDGPVGRRFFAILLLPRKQTFAHEVDGEANDICRQDSTLPNPSQKVDSYVLVDAETRAIDFHDKERSLGGTKTMVIPEKFLQCSSEASSHEVIDEVNVIVRDVAEEYGLTPAVEVSRAKAVVARHADVDEAFAPVEVGHEVFRDRPDVQRRYEERVHAAALPEEAPVRRGVANRLARSHRIRTDTGIEITFPSELAEKPGYLDFETGADGRISITIGNVAKIENRS